In one Curtobacterium citreum genomic region, the following are encoded:
- the ilvN gene encoding acetolactate synthase small subunit: MSHVLSLLVEDKPGLLTRVAGLFARRGFNIESLAVGNTEVEGLSRITVVVDVEDLPLEQVTKQLNKLVNVIKIVELDFSQSVQREHMLVKVRVDNQTRSAVLEAVTLFRAQVVDVATDSLVVEVTGDPGKIQAILRVLEPYGIKELARAGLLGMGRGPKSITDRVR, translated from the coding sequence ATGAGCCACGTCCTCTCCCTGCTCGTCGAGGACAAGCCGGGTCTGCTGACGCGCGTCGCCGGGCTGTTCGCCCGTCGCGGCTTCAACATCGAGTCGCTCGCGGTGGGCAACACCGAGGTCGAGGGCCTCAGTCGGATCACGGTCGTCGTGGACGTCGAGGACCTGCCGCTCGAGCAGGTCACGAAGCAGCTGAACAAGCTCGTCAACGTGATCAAGATCGTCGAGCTCGACTTCTCGCAGTCGGTGCAGCGCGAGCACATGCTCGTCAAGGTCCGGGTCGACAACCAGACCCGGTCGGCGGTCCTCGAGGCCGTGACCCTCTTCCGTGCGCAGGTCGTCGACGTGGCGACCGACTCGCTCGTGGTCGAGGTGACCGGCGACCCCGGCAAGATCCAGGCCATCCTCCGCGTCCTCGAGCCGTACGGCATCAAGGAACTCGCCCGTGCCGGCCTGCTCGGCATGGGCCGCGGCCCGAAGAGCATCACCGACCGCGTCCGCTGA